From a single Paraburkholderia sp. FT54 genomic region:
- a CDS encoding polysaccharide biosynthesis tyrosine autokinase, whose protein sequence is MKLLDQERSADALGENEITVSDVIALLGENRLLIVLTTAAMLFLGVAYALVGTPLYKAEAMIQVDRDPGSDTLNDKLGDLASLFQSKASTDAEIELIRLRMVVEETVRILHLDVKAAPHRFPLLGALIARQVPAGGSASPVLGMSSFAWGGESLGPTQFDVPAALYDQPFRLMVVGEQAFELRDPDGRTVLRGRVGVAGQGMTQYGSVQLKVDGMVARVGTSFDLKRASTQLTTADLQSALNISEKVKQSGIVAISLEGPDALRTAATVNRVASIYVQRNVDRKSAQAQQMLQFLGDQLPQLRADLDEAEAKYNAFRTQNGTVDLEAEGKLLLQSIVDSKTRLIELEQQRSALAQRYTAEHPSVQAIDAQIGELQEQQSAFNEKVAALPNMQQQALRLMRDVRVDTDLYTKLLDSTQQLRVLKAGQLGNVHTVDYAEVAEKPVKPKKVLVIALSGVIGLLLGCTIAFVRSTMNRGLETPSEIEGAVGVPVFAIVSRSARQRSLQQSVRGGASVLNVLAAIRPDDVAVEGIRSLRTALQFGLLKSHTNIVMLTGPRPDVGKSFLSVNLSAVLSAGGKRVLLVDSDMRRGDVHKYFSLPSKPGLSDVIGGVETASAVYRQVVPNLDVLTSGGIPTSPAEMLMSDAFGKLLAQFSKQYDVVIVDSPPVLAVTDPVLIGKHAGLTLLVVRHGRHSAAELQESVRQLSSVGRAVDGVLLNDVPQRASAYGAFSEYGGGKSA, encoded by the coding sequence ATGAAATTACTTGATCAGGAACGCTCGGCCGACGCGCTGGGTGAAAATGAAATCACGGTGTCCGACGTCATCGCATTGTTGGGCGAGAATCGGCTTTTGATTGTGTTGACCACTGCGGCGATGCTGTTTCTCGGCGTTGCCTATGCATTGGTCGGCACGCCATTGTACAAAGCCGAGGCGATGATTCAGGTCGACAGGGACCCCGGCAGCGACACGCTCAATGACAAGCTCGGCGACCTCGCATCGTTGTTTCAGAGCAAGGCGTCGACTGACGCGGAAATTGAACTGATCCGTTTGCGGATGGTGGTCGAAGAAACTGTCCGAATTTTGCATCTTGATGTAAAGGCGGCGCCACACCGATTCCCGCTGCTCGGAGCGCTGATCGCACGGCAGGTGCCCGCAGGCGGTTCCGCGAGTCCCGTTTTGGGGATGAGCAGTTTCGCCTGGGGCGGTGAGAGTTTGGGCCCGACGCAATTCGACGTACCTGCTGCACTCTACGATCAGCCTTTCAGATTGATGGTCGTTGGAGAGCAGGCGTTTGAGCTACGCGATCCGGACGGCCGCACGGTGCTCCGCGGTCGCGTTGGCGTTGCGGGACAGGGTATGACGCAGTACGGCTCAGTGCAACTGAAAGTGGACGGCATGGTGGCGCGCGTCGGCACGTCGTTCGATCTGAAGAGGGCCTCTACGCAACTGACGACCGCGGATCTGCAAAGCGCACTCAATATCAGCGAAAAGGTGAAGCAGTCGGGAATCGTCGCCATCTCGCTCGAAGGCCCGGACGCACTCAGGACCGCTGCGACCGTTAACCGCGTCGCCAGCATCTACGTTCAGCGAAATGTGGACAGGAAGTCGGCGCAGGCGCAGCAGATGTTGCAGTTCCTCGGCGACCAACTCCCCCAGTTGCGCGCAGATCTCGACGAAGCCGAAGCAAAATACAACGCGTTCCGCACGCAGAACGGCACCGTCGATCTGGAAGCCGAAGGCAAGCTGCTGCTGCAATCGATCGTCGATAGCAAAACCAGGTTGATCGAGTTGGAACAGCAACGTTCCGCGCTCGCGCAGCGGTACACGGCGGAACACCCGTCCGTGCAGGCGATCGATGCCCAGATCGGTGAATTGCAGGAACAGCAGAGCGCCTTCAATGAGAAAGTGGCAGCGTTGCCGAACATGCAACAACAGGCGCTCCGTCTCATGCGCGACGTGCGGGTCGACACGGACCTATACACAAAGCTGCTGGATAGCACGCAGCAGTTGCGTGTGCTGAAGGCGGGCCAATTGGGCAATGTTCATACGGTCGACTACGCCGAGGTGGCCGAAAAGCCGGTCAAACCGAAGAAGGTCCTGGTAATCGCGCTGTCGGGCGTGATCGGACTGCTGCTTGGATGCACCATCGCATTTGTGCGCAGTACCATGAATCGTGGACTCGAGACTCCATCGGAAATCGAAGGCGCGGTCGGCGTGCCGGTGTTCGCGATCGTCTCCAGGAGCGCGCGGCAGCGTTCATTGCAGCAATCCGTTCGCGGTGGCGCTTCGGTATTGAACGTGCTTGCGGCGATTCGACCCGACGACGTGGCGGTGGAAGGCATCCGCAGTTTGAGAACGGCATTGCAGTTCGGCTTGCTCAAATCGCATACCAACATCGTGATGTTGACGGGGCCGCGGCCGGACGTCGGCAAGTCGTTTCTCTCGGTGAATCTGTCCGCCGTGTTATCGGCCGGCGGCAAACGTGTGCTGTTGGTCGACTCGGATATGCGCCGCGGTGACGTGCATAAATATTTTTCGCTTCCCAGCAAACCCGGCCTATCCGACGTGATTGGCGGAGTCGAGACGGCTAGCGCTGTTTACCGCCAGGTCGTACCGAACCTCGACGTGTTGACGAGTGGAGGCATTCCCACGAGTCCGGCTGAGATGTTGATGAGCGATGCCTTCGGAAAACTGCTTGCGCAGTTTAGCAAACAGTACGACGTGGTGATCGTTGATTCTCCGCCTGTGCTGGCCGTGACCGACCCGGTGCTGATCGGCAAGCACGCAGGCCTGACATTGCTCGTCGTTCGTCACG